A portion of the Elephas maximus indicus isolate mEleMax1 chromosome 24, mEleMax1 primary haplotype, whole genome shotgun sequence genome contains these proteins:
- the GREM2 gene encoding gremlin-2 gives MFWKLSLSLFLVAVLVKVAEARKNRPAGAIPSPYKDGGGSSNNSERWQHQMKEVLASSQEALVVTERKYLKSDWCKTQPLRQTVSEEGCRSRTVLNRFCYGQCNSFYIPRHVRKEEESFQSCAFCKPQRVTSVLVELECPGLDPPFRLKKIQKVKQCRCMSVNLSDSDKQ, from the coding sequence ATGTTCTGGAAACTTTCCCTATCCTTGTTCCTGGTGGCTGTGCTGGTGAAGGTCGCCGAAGCCCGGAAGAACCGCCCGGCGGGCGCCATCCCCTCGCCTTACAAGgacggcggcggcagcagcaacAACTCGGAGAGATGGCAGCACCAGATGAAGGAGGTGCTGGCCTCCAGCCAGGAGGCGCTGGTGGTCACCGAGCGCAAGTACCTCAAGAGTGACTGGTGCAAGACGCAGCCGCTGCGGCAGACGGTGAGCGAGGAGGGCTGCCGCAGCCGCACGGTGCTCAACCGCTTCTGCTACGGCCAGTGCAACTCCTTCTACATCCCGCGGCACGTGCGCAAGGAGGAGGAGTCCTTCCAGTCCTGCGCCTTCTGCAAGCCCCAGCGCGTCACCTCGGTCCTCGTGGAGCTCGAGTGCCCGGGCCTGGACCCGCCCTTCCGACTCAAGAAGATACAGAAGGTGAAGCAGTGCCGGTGCATGTCGGTGAACCTGAGCGACTCGGACAAGCAGTGA